In one Candidatus Nanopelagicales bacterium genomic region, the following are encoded:
- the pdxT gene encoding pyridoxal 5'-phosphate synthase glutaminase subunit PdxT — MTPDPLVGVLALQGAFREHLGILRSLSITARTVRTSDELDTVDALVIPGGESTTMSRLAIDLHMLDPVSERVARGMPTFGTCAGLIMLADRLLDGRTDQRQFGGLDLTVRRNAFGRQVESFEQPVPIPVIGEPDFPAVFIRAPWVESAGPDVEILGTISRPDRSGVTADRIVAVRQGPVLATSFHPELTSDDRLHRLFRTMI; from the coding sequence GTGACCCCGGACCCATTGGTCGGGGTCCTGGCGCTCCAGGGAGCCTTTCGCGAACACTTGGGGATCCTGCGTTCGTTGTCGATCACGGCACGAACGGTCCGCACCTCCGACGAGCTCGACACCGTCGATGCTCTGGTGATCCCGGGCGGAGAGTCGACGACCATGTCGCGTCTGGCGATCGACCTCCACATGCTCGACCCCGTCTCCGAACGGGTCGCCCGAGGGATGCCCACCTTCGGCACCTGCGCGGGGTTGATCATGCTGGCAGATCGGTTGTTGGACGGTCGCACCGATCAGCGCCAGTTCGGTGGACTCGACCTGACGGTGCGCCGTAACGCCTTCGGGCGCCAGGTCGAATCCTTCGAACAACCGGTCCCGATCCCGGTAATCGGTGAGCCGGATTTCCCGGCGGTCTTCATCCGGGCTCCGTGGGTCGAATCCGCGGGACCGGACGTCGAGATCCTCGGCACCATCTCTCGACCGGATCGTTCCGGTGTCACAGCGGATAGGATCGTGGCCGTTCGGCAGGGGCCGGTGCTGGCGACCTCGTTCCACCCGGAGTTGACGTCCGACGACCGCCTGCACCGGTTGTTCCGCACGATGATCTGA
- a CDS encoding YebC/PmpR family DNA-binding transcriptional regulator, with the protein MSGHSKWATTKHKKAVVDAKRGKLFAKLIKNVEVAARQGGGDPAGNPTLYDAIQKAKKNSVPNDNIDRAVKRGSGAEAGGAHYETIMYEGYGPAGVAVLIECLTDNRNRAAGEVRTAMTRNGGSMADPGSVSYLFARRGVVIVSRDAAGEDEILDAVLEAGAEEVNDLEESWEIVSEASDVVAVRTALQKAGIDYDSAEATFLPSVTVALDEEAARKTFRLIESLEDSDDVQNVYANFDVSDEVMEAVG; encoded by the coding sequence ATGTCGGGGCATTCCAAATGGGCGACCACCAAGCACAAGAAGGCCGTGGTCGACGCCAAGCGGGGCAAACTCTTCGCCAAGCTCATCAAGAACGTCGAAGTGGCCGCCCGCCAGGGCGGTGGCGATCCTGCCGGCAACCCGACCCTCTACGACGCGATCCAGAAGGCCAAGAAGAACTCGGTCCCCAACGACAACATCGACCGCGCGGTCAAGCGGGGGTCGGGTGCCGAGGCGGGCGGCGCGCACTACGAAACGATCATGTACGAGGGATATGGTCCGGCCGGCGTCGCCGTGCTTATCGAGTGTCTGACCGACAACCGCAATCGGGCAGCGGGCGAAGTCCGGACCGCGATGACCCGCAACGGTGGTTCCATGGCCGACCCCGGTTCAGTGTCCTACTTGTTCGCCCGGCGGGGGGTTGTGATCGTGTCGCGCGATGCCGCCGGTGAGGACGAGATCCTCGATGCGGTGCTCGAGGCCGGCGCGGAGGAGGTCAACGACCTCGAGGAATCCTGGGAGATCGTCAGCGAGGCCTCCGATGTCGTCGCGGTTCGCACCGCCCTGCAGAAAGCCGGGATCGACTACGACTCGGCGGAAGCGACGTTCCTGCCCAGCGTCACCGTCGCGCTCGACGAAGAGGCCGCGCGCAAGACCTTCCGGCTGATCGAGTCCCTGGAGGATTCCGACGACGTCCAGAACGTGTACGCGAACTTCGATGTGTCGGACGAAGTAATGGAAGCCGTCGGCTGA
- a CDS encoding wax ester/triacylglycerol synthase domain-containing protein: MSDLDSAVRSANDLRAVGQQMTGFDAATWRTAAGDRGLRSSIVAVSLMDSTPDWERLHARFDRLTRLVPVLRERPLFGATGVSGPRMAIDPDFDLDIHLHRFRLPEGAGWAGVLNEARRMSLTDFDHDRPLWESVLVEGLPEGRSALILKLHHAVADGQGTILIAANLFELTPEGNPDEPKAPPPPTGHDVSVTTISRANITDNISRVAEAAISGAKVMAELAIGSVKNPVATWSDAVNMAESLGRFASMPDSALSPLMGSRSTMYRFATFELPFEQMRSAAKKRGDTVNDVFLGSVVTGVAKYHDRHGRPTRRLRFNLPISLRKASKDGSASNAVTIARFELPVNGCSIDDRIKAAHDEVKRWRDEPALSLANPLADVTWMVPVPVLASVARASDITTSNVPGPPMPIYICGSRVVGTWPLVPTVGAASNITMVTYDGTAFVGVSADTAAIPDLDDFITDLRAGFADVTGAPVGPVDPAAPRDEGTASGKSTSSEKSTSTGKSTSTEKSTSTEKSAAKRAATKDKKPRAATKKGAATKEPADPKKPAAAKKPAAAKKPAAAKKPAAAKKPARAKSAKKRTAAPESAPEETPS; this comes from the coding sequence GTGAGCGACCTTGACAGCGCCGTACGCAGCGCAAACGACCTGCGGGCCGTCGGCCAACAGATGACCGGGTTCGATGCGGCCACTTGGCGCACTGCCGCGGGGGACAGGGGCCTGCGCTCGTCCATCGTCGCCGTGTCGCTGATGGACTCGACCCCGGACTGGGAACGACTGCACGCCCGGTTCGATCGCCTGACCCGACTGGTCCCCGTGTTGCGCGAACGGCCTCTGTTCGGAGCCACCGGAGTCTCGGGTCCGCGGATGGCGATCGATCCGGATTTCGACCTCGATATCCATCTGCACCGGTTCCGACTCCCCGAGGGAGCCGGCTGGGCCGGGGTGCTGAACGAAGCCCGGCGGATGAGTCTCACGGACTTCGATCACGACCGGCCGTTGTGGGAGTCGGTGCTGGTGGAGGGACTGCCGGAGGGCCGGTCCGCGCTGATCTTGAAACTGCATCACGCGGTCGCGGACGGGCAAGGCACGATCCTGATCGCCGCCAACCTGTTCGAGCTCACGCCCGAAGGCAATCCTGACGAACCCAAGGCGCCTCCGCCGCCCACGGGACACGATGTCTCCGTCACGACGATCAGTCGAGCGAACATCACCGACAACATCAGCCGGGTGGCCGAAGCCGCGATCTCCGGCGCCAAGGTGATGGCCGAACTGGCCATCGGTAGTGTCAAGAACCCTGTGGCGACGTGGTCCGACGCGGTCAACATGGCCGAATCGTTGGGTCGCTTCGCCTCGATGCCGGATTCTGCGTTGTCACCTCTGATGGGCTCCCGGTCGACCATGTACCGGTTCGCCACGTTCGAGTTGCCTTTCGAGCAGATGCGCTCGGCCGCAAAGAAGCGCGGCGACACGGTCAACGACGTGTTCCTTGGCTCTGTCGTGACGGGCGTTGCCAAGTACCACGATCGACATGGCCGCCCCACGCGGCGGCTGCGCTTCAATCTCCCGATCAGCCTGCGCAAGGCCAGCAAGGACGGCAGTGCGTCCAACGCCGTGACCATTGCGAGGTTCGAGTTGCCCGTCAACGGTTGCTCGATCGACGACCGGATCAAGGCAGCGCACGACGAGGTCAAACGCTGGCGCGACGAACCGGCCCTGTCGTTGGCCAACCCACTGGCGGACGTGACCTGGATGGTGCCCGTCCCCGTGCTCGCCTCGGTGGCGCGGGCCAGCGACATCACGACCTCGAACGTTCCCGGCCCTCCCATGCCGATCTACATCTGCGGCAGTCGGGTGGTGGGTACCTGGCCACTCGTTCCCACCGTGGGGGCAGCGAGCAACATCACGATGGTCACCTACGACGGCACAGCGTTCGTGGGTGTGTCCGCAGATACCGCCGCGATACCGGACCTCGACGACTTCATCACGGATCTGCGGGCGGGTTTCGCGGACGTCACCGGCGCGCCGGTTGGTCCGGTGGACCCGGCGGCCCCACGGGACGAGGGCACCGCCTCGGGCAAGAGCACGTCCTCGGAGAAGAGCACGTCCACGGGGAAGAGCACGTCCACGGAGAAGAGCACTTCCACGGAGAAGAGTGCCGCGAAGCGGGCCGCGACCAAGGACAAGAAACCCCGGGCGGCGACGAAAAAAGGCGCGGCCACCAAAGAACCCGCTGATCCCAAGAAGCCCGCGGCGGCCAAGAAGCCCGCGGCGGCCAAGAAGCCCGCGGCGGCCAAGAAGCCCGCGGCGGCCAAGAAGCCCGCGCGCGCCAAGAGCGCCAAGAAGAGGACCGCTGCTCCGGAGTCTGCCCCCGAGGAGACGCCCTCCTAG